A stretch of the Thiomicrorhabdus xiamenensis genome encodes the following:
- a CDS encoding primosomal protein N', giving the protein MQSNTSGQDEADTSTNKAVLKVAVSGPFLTPLDYLDCDNLTETPEMWPRLIGRRVEIPFRNRSLIAIVVAVAPADYALEKIKTILRWIDEEPILHPQDLTFLQWVSDYYHAPMGEVINTALPKRIRGGEEASIHGHDVWTITALGREQLQNLPAKAKAKRALAEQFLTCETPLNREICKAQTASWRKFVNEWLDLGWVSQTSGPCWQEAVAVPGPQHALNSEQQSAVDQVVSHVRSGDGFASFLLQGITGSGKTEVYLAMVEHVLEMGRQVLILVPEIGLTPQMIQRFSAHLQRPIALMHSAMNDTQRHCAWHSVRSGEVSVLMGTRSAVFAPFKDLGLCIIDEEHDTSYKQQDGVRYSARDILVRRAHQLQVPIVLGSATPSLESLFNVDQQRYRLLTLNRRAGTAKPPKIRLIDIRGEKIQEGVGAKLKAAMQKHLQAGQQVLLFLNRRGFAPVLMCHECGWQAQCPSCDANMTLHQGSYHQYLLCHHCGEQMNLPESCPQCGSEELHTVGQGTERLEETIVEWFPEKTVLRIDRDSTRLKGKMEELTQQAQKGEADILIGTQMLAKGHHFPKVTLVGLLDIDQGLFSCDYRATERMAQLLLQVAGRAGRAEDEGEVLVQTHHPQHPLLLKLINEGYGAFAEAALAERKEAHLPPWRFQCLVRCEAHNAQDALDFLNSLKAGLELQWQTLQQESADTVLELWGPVSAPMMRRQGRYRYQLMLASDSRPKLHQLLTLMLPHIYQSPLARKVRWNLDIDPQDMY; this is encoded by the coding sequence TTGCAGTCGAATACTTCAGGGCAAGATGAAGCCGATACTTCGACCAATAAGGCGGTCTTGAAAGTCGCTGTATCAGGCCCCTTTCTAACACCGCTTGACTACCTTGATTGCGATAATTTAACTGAAACACCCGAAATGTGGCCGAGGCTAATCGGCCGACGGGTAGAAATTCCTTTTCGTAACCGTTCGCTCATTGCCATTGTGGTTGCCGTTGCGCCGGCGGACTATGCGCTCGAAAAAATCAAAACCATTCTCCGGTGGATCGATGAGGAGCCGATTCTGCATCCTCAGGATCTGACTTTCCTGCAGTGGGTCAGCGACTATTATCATGCGCCTATGGGCGAAGTGATTAACACTGCCCTGCCAAAACGTATCCGTGGCGGTGAAGAGGCAAGTATTCATGGGCACGATGTCTGGACAATTACCGCACTCGGTCGCGAGCAGCTGCAAAATTTACCTGCCAAAGCCAAGGCAAAACGGGCTTTGGCCGAGCAATTTCTGACCTGCGAAACCCCGCTTAACCGGGAAATCTGTAAAGCGCAAACCGCGAGTTGGCGAAAGTTTGTTAACGAATGGCTCGATCTCGGCTGGGTAAGTCAGACTAGCGGGCCCTGCTGGCAAGAAGCGGTGGCAGTTCCTGGTCCACAGCATGCGCTCAATAGCGAACAGCAGTCGGCGGTGGATCAGGTGGTCAGCCATGTTCGATCCGGAGACGGCTTTGCCAGCTTCCTGCTCCAGGGAATTACCGGCAGCGGCAAAACCGAAGTTTATCTGGCGATGGTTGAGCATGTGCTCGAGATGGGGAGGCAGGTATTGATTCTGGTTCCGGAAATCGGTTTGACGCCGCAAATGATTCAGCGTTTTTCGGCCCATCTTCAACGCCCGATTGCATTGATGCATTCGGCGATGAACGATACTCAAAGACATTGCGCTTGGCATTCGGTGCGCAGCGGGGAGGTCTCCGTTCTGATGGGAACCCGGTCCGCGGTGTTTGCCCCCTTTAAGGATCTGGGGCTCTGTATTATCGACGAAGAACACGACACTTCCTATAAGCAGCAAGATGGCGTGCGCTATTCGGCACGGGATATTTTGGTTCGCCGAGCCCATCAGCTACAGGTGCCGATTGTATTAGGTTCAGCGACACCTTCATTGGAAAGCTTGTTTAATGTTGATCAGCAAAGATATCGTTTGTTGACCCTGAACCGTCGAGCCGGAACGGCCAAGCCGCCTAAGATTCGCTTGATCGATATTCGGGGAGAGAAAATTCAGGAGGGAGTCGGCGCTAAGCTGAAAGCCGCGATGCAGAAACATCTGCAAGCCGGACAACAGGTGCTGCTTTTTTTGAATCGCCGAGGTTTTGCTCCGGTTCTAATGTGCCATGAATGCGGTTGGCAGGCGCAGTGTCCGAGTTGCGATGCCAATATGACCCTGCATCAGGGAAGCTACCATCAATACTTGCTCTGCCATCATTGCGGTGAGCAGATGAATCTTCCCGAATCCTGTCCGCAGTGCGGTAGTGAAGAGTTGCATACCGTCGGTCAGGGAACCGAGCGGCTGGAAGAGACTATTGTCGAGTGGTTTCCCGAGAAAACAGTATTGCGAATCGATCGCGACAGTACCCGTTTGAAAGGAAAGATGGAGGAGTTGACCCAGCAGGCACAAAAAGGCGAGGCGGATATTCTGATCGGAACCCAGATGCTGGCGAAAGGCCATCACTTCCCGAAAGTGACGCTAGTCGGTCTTTTGGATATTGATCAGGGACTTTTCAGCTGCGATTATCGGGCAACAGAGCGGATGGCGCAGTTGTTGTTGCAGGTGGCCGGTCGTGCTGGGCGGGCCGAAGACGAAGGTGAAGTGTTGGTACAGACGCACCATCCTCAGCATCCGTTGCTGCTCAAACTGATCAATGAAGGTTACGGGGCTTTTGCCGAAGCCGCGCTAGCCGAACGTAAAGAGGCGCATCTTCCGCCATGGCGCTTTCAGTGTCTGGTTCGATGTGAGGCTCACAATGCGCAAGATGCATTGGACTTCCTAAACTCGCTCAAGGCCGGCCTGGAGTTGCAGTGGCAGACCTTGCAACAGGAGTCGGCTGATACGGTGCTCGAATTATGGGGGCCGGTCAGTGCGCCTATGATGCGACGACAGGGAAGATATCGTTACCAGCTCATGCTGGCCAGCGATTCGCGACCGAAATTACATCAGCTGTTGACTCTGATGCTGCCGCATATTTATCAAAGCCCTCTGGCGCGTAAAGTGCGCTGGAATTTGGATATTGATCCTCAGGATATGTATTGA
- a CDS encoding capsule biosynthesis GfcC family protein, which translates to MIVRFILPLFFGLSINAVWAQEVDISFSGCVSKDGTMRFEQPPRLSQVLQVAAIQDCVYFAGASWGSEVAKAAQFKQKQALLAKIDLVLNANQDQALQSYLQALRQLIDSQEVTGRIFASLTPLEVETAARANRKVMSRAYFHFPKQPQAMLFIGFKYPSTPYASDWDLNRYVEKNPPLAFTQKGWVIVVQPDGAIERRKVGLWTHEQFYAAPGAWILAPVKDAYLPDSAQDFNQQLARWLATQTIR; encoded by the coding sequence ATGATCGTTCGCTTTATCTTGCCGTTGTTCTTTGGGTTGTCAATCAATGCGGTTTGGGCTCAGGAGGTTGATATTTCCTTTTCGGGTTGTGTGTCCAAAGATGGCACCATGCGCTTTGAGCAACCGCCTAGATTGTCTCAAGTGCTGCAAGTGGCCGCTATTCAGGACTGTGTTTATTTTGCCGGCGCTTCCTGGGGCAGCGAAGTGGCTAAGGCGGCACAGTTCAAGCAGAAACAGGCGTTATTGGCCAAGATTGATCTGGTGTTAAATGCCAATCAGGATCAAGCTTTGCAGAGTTATCTGCAAGCACTGCGTCAGTTAATTGATTCGCAGGAAGTTACAGGGCGGATTTTTGCCAGTTTGACTCCGCTCGAAGTGGAAACGGCCGCGCGGGCCAACCGAAAAGTTATGAGTCGGGCCTACTTTCACTTTCCAAAGCAACCGCAAGCGATGCTTTTCATCGGTTTTAAATACCCTTCAACACCCTATGCTTCCGACTGGGATTTGAATCGGTATGTCGAGAAAAACCCGCCTTTGGCATTTACTCAAAAAGGCTGGGTCATCGTTGTACAGCCCGACGGTGCAATCGAGCGCCGTAAAGTGGGGCTTTGGACGCATGAACAATTTTATGCCGCACCCGGCGCCTGGATTTTGGCTCCGGTCAAAGATGCCTATCTGCCGGATTCGGCACAGGATTTTAACCAGCAATTAGCCCGATGGTTGGCTACACAAACGATACGTTAG
- a CDS encoding YjbF family lipoprotein, with protein MKRIYLLILLGVFVSGCSSTSDKNSSSFFSSSAKLLTNLVSTPVVTKAQADKLPYASIYASFSGGAYGMMVLGYYQEPVRKWYSADRYALAFNGNQIQQIYTPKGVQVEANAVQFYAGEPFKDVSAERNMPVIYKVNFPEQNRYGLLAEGELRIAGEEVRTLWGEPVRLQRLEETLSIKGLNKSWVNIYWRDPKTGFIWESEQYWGGGPRVKFQVLKPWMEVLYP; from the coding sequence ATGAAAAGAATTTATTTACTGATCCTCTTAGGCGTTTTTGTTTCCGGTTGCAGTTCAACTTCCGATAAGAATTCCTCTTCATTTTTTTCTTCCTCGGCAAAACTCTTAACCAATCTGGTCTCGACGCCGGTCGTGACTAAAGCTCAGGCGGATAAACTGCCTTATGCTTCGATCTACGCTTCATTTAGCGGCGGTGCTTATGGGATGATGGTGCTCGGCTATTACCAGGAGCCTGTGCGCAAGTGGTACAGTGCGGATCGTTATGCTCTGGCGTTTAATGGTAATCAGATTCAGCAGATCTACACGCCAAAAGGCGTTCAGGTCGAAGCCAACGCAGTCCAGTTCTATGCGGGTGAGCCGTTTAAGGATGTCAGCGCTGAACGTAACATGCCGGTTATTTATAAAGTTAATTTCCCGGAACAGAACCGTTACGGCCTGCTTGCCGAAGGTGAGTTACGTATTGCCGGTGAAGAGGTTCGCACTCTGTGGGGCGAGCCAGTCCGGTTACAGCGGCTTGAAGAGACGCTTTCGATTAAGGGGTTGAATAAAAGCTGGGTCAATATTTACTGGCGTGATCCCAAAACGGGTTTTATCTGGGAGTCGGAACAGTATTGGGGGGGGGGCCCGAGGGTTAAATTTCAGGTCTTGAAGCCGTGGATGGAGGTACTTTATCCATGA
- the bioH gene encoding pimeloyl-ACP methyl ester esterase BioH, with protein MLQVTSFGQGENLSLIHGWGAQNAIWQEWAENYLAAHFRVHLIELPGFGNSPKVADQANDQQLAASWASEILQALPKKTHLLGWSLGGLLAQQIAIQEPQRIEKLICLASTPRFTQGDDWRWAVSPKLMGDFMHSIQADSLATLKSFWTLQMQGSDVPRQQIRQFVKRMNEYKIPSLGGLTQGLRLLKYFDFRPQAGEIKQPMLWLLGEHDPLIPQEFISEFSTIQPQAQVRILSGAAHTPFVSHPQDTAQAIISFLTLE; from the coding sequence ATGCTACAGGTTACATCGTTCGGACAGGGAGAGAACCTGAGTCTGATTCATGGATGGGGCGCACAAAATGCGATCTGGCAGGAATGGGCGGAAAACTATCTGGCTGCGCATTTCCGGGTGCATTTAATTGAACTTCCGGGCTTTGGCAACAGCCCTAAAGTGGCCGATCAGGCAAACGACCAACAACTGGCGGCGTCATGGGCCAGCGAAATTCTGCAGGCGCTGCCGAAGAAAACCCATCTTCTCGGCTGGTCTCTTGGCGGCCTCCTGGCTCAACAGATTGCCATTCAGGAACCACAACGCATTGAAAAGCTGATCTGCCTTGCTTCGACTCCACGCTTTACTCAGGGCGATGACTGGCGATGGGCTGTCTCCCCGAAACTGATGGGCGATTTCATGCACTCCATACAAGCCGACTCCCTGGCAACACTCAAGAGTTTCTGGACCTTGCAGATGCAGGGGAGCGATGTACCGCGCCAGCAGATCCGTCAATTCGTCAAACGTATGAACGAGTATAAAATACCGTCGCTCGGTGGACTGACCCAAGGCCTGCGCCTGCTGAAGTACTTCGATTTTCGACCTCAGGCCGGAGAGATAAAACAGCCAATGCTCTGGCTGCTCGGTGAGCATGATCCGTTGATTCCGCAGGAATTTATCAGCGAATTCAGTACAATACAGCCTCAGGCTCAGGTACGCATTCTGAGCGGCGCGGCACATACGCCGTTTGTTTCGCATCCGCAAGATACTGCGCAAGCCATCATCTCATTTTTGACTTTAGAATAA
- a CDS encoding YjbH domain-containing protein has translation MFRKHPLVASILLGFAALPSAQAEPLSYSQTNSGEVGLVEMPTSRMYPEGAFGVHLSYADLYSRVAVIAQPLPWFQFLFKYTDISNRLYGEAIADSQSYKDKSTDIKVRLFEETYYLPEVAVGIRDVGGTGLFSGEYVVLSKQIKNLDLSFGMGWGYLGQQGHLDNPLSLFGDSFDYRDAGEAGDQGGNISYSNFFSGEKVALFAGAEYYFESMPLRLKIEYDANDYQNEPLGNVLEQKSPINVGVVYSPLKGIDLQLGMVRGNEVYAGVTFRTNLKTADNPKLLDPKPVPVQETARPDQADWPTIDQQLRANAGIDVERIEQQDQELYIYGNQKQYPLAKGVGRAARLLDNQTPDQIEQFHFVDLQFGLPVSQLNLQRESFHAAANLEAEESVITETTSFSNPKAVNDEQLVYQSSSIGQFNYDVSPYFSGSFGGPDAFLLYQLGLKANADYRLTEGLLWSGSLKLGLLDNYDNFEYQADSLLPRVRTSIRDYLKTSVLRMDNMQLSHFERLAPNWYASLYGGYLEWMYGGIGGELLYRPLGKRWALGLDANRVKQRDFDQGLGFRDYEVTTGHLTAYYQSQIGIQAKVSAGQYLAGDRGVTIDLSRQFKNGASIGVWATKTDVSAEEFGEGSFDKGFYFQLPLNLFSFKSTNEVAELNWRFLTRDGGQMLNRRYELYELTRSRDQQWILNNFDQILD, from the coding sequence GTGTTTCGTAAGCATCCATTAGTGGCTTCAATTTTACTGGGATTCGCGGCTTTACCGTCTGCACAGGCGGAGCCTTTATCTTACTCACAGACAAACTCCGGCGAAGTCGGTCTGGTTGAAATGCCGACTTCAAGAATGTATCCGGAAGGCGCTTTCGGCGTTCATCTTTCCTATGCGGATCTCTATTCAAGGGTGGCGGTAATTGCTCAACCGTTACCGTGGTTCCAGTTCCTGTTTAAGTATACGGATATTTCCAACCGCCTTTACGGAGAGGCAATAGCCGATTCGCAGAGTTATAAAGATAAATCGACCGATATTAAAGTCCGTCTGTTTGAAGAAACCTATTATCTGCCTGAAGTGGCGGTCGGGATTCGTGATGTCGGCGGGACGGGGTTGTTTTCCGGTGAATATGTCGTTTTGAGCAAGCAGATCAAAAATCTGGATCTCAGCTTCGGTATGGGGTGGGGCTATCTCGGGCAGCAAGGGCATCTGGATAATCCGCTAAGCCTTTTTGGGGATTCGTTTGATTACCGTGATGCCGGGGAGGCAGGTGATCAGGGCGGAAACATCTCTTATTCCAACTTCTTTTCCGGTGAAAAGGTCGCGCTGTTTGCCGGTGCCGAATACTATTTCGAATCCATGCCTCTGCGCTTGAAAATCGAATATGACGCGAATGATTATCAGAATGAACCGCTGGGTAATGTGCTGGAACAGAAATCGCCGATCAACGTGGGGGTCGTGTATTCTCCGCTAAAGGGAATTGATCTCCAGCTCGGTATGGTTCGAGGGAATGAAGTCTACGCGGGGGTAACTTTCCGCACCAACCTTAAAACGGCGGATAACCCCAAACTTCTTGACCCGAAACCGGTTCCTGTGCAGGAAACCGCTCGCCCGGACCAAGCGGACTGGCCGACAATTGATCAGCAGCTTAGAGCGAATGCCGGTATAGATGTCGAGCGGATCGAACAACAGGATCAGGAACTTTATATCTACGGCAATCAAAAACAGTACCCTCTGGCCAAGGGGGTCGGGCGAGCAGCTCGCCTGCTGGATAACCAGACGCCGGATCAGATAGAGCAATTCCATTTTGTCGATCTGCAATTTGGTTTGCCTGTCTCTCAACTAAATCTACAACGCGAAAGTTTCCATGCCGCAGCAAATTTGGAAGCGGAAGAAAGCGTGATTACCGAGACAACGTCATTCAGTAATCCGAAAGCCGTTAATGACGAGCAGCTGGTTTATCAAAGCAGCTCCATCGGGCAGTTTAATTATGATGTCAGTCCGTATTTCTCCGGAAGTTTCGGTGGGCCGGACGCTTTTCTGCTGTACCAGTTGGGGCTTAAGGCGAATGCCGATTATCGGCTGACCGAAGGCTTGTTGTGGAGCGGATCCCTGAAACTGGGGTTATTGGACAATTATGATAATTTTGAATATCAGGCAGATTCGCTTCTTCCGCGCGTGCGAACCAGTATTCGAGATTATCTGAAGACCTCCGTCTTGCGTATGGATAATATGCAGCTGTCCCATTTCGAACGCTTGGCTCCGAACTGGTATGCCAGCTTGTATGGCGGTTATCTGGAATGGATGTACGGCGGGATCGGCGGCGAACTTTTATACCGTCCTTTAGGCAAAAGATGGGCGCTTGGTCTGGATGCCAACCGGGTTAAACAGCGAGACTTTGATCAAGGATTAGGTTTTCGCGATTATGAGGTCACTACCGGACACTTAACTGCATACTATCAGAGTCAGATCGGAATTCAGGCGAAAGTCAGTGCCGGACAATATCTGGCGGGAGACCGCGGCGTCACGATTGATTTGAGCCGACAGTTTAAAAACGGTGCCAGTATCGGTGTCTGGGCAACCAAAACCGACGTTTCAGCAGAAGAGTTCGGGGAAGGAAGCTTTGATAAAGGGTTCTACTTCCAGCTGCCTTTGAATCTGTTTAGTTTCAAGTCAACCAATGAAGTTGCTGAACTGAACTGGCGTTTCCTGACGCGTGACGGCGGGCAGATGTTGAATCGTAGATATGAGCTTTATGAGTTGACGCGTTCCCGTGATCAGCAGTGGATATTGAACAACTTCGATCAGATTCTTGACTAG
- a CDS encoding TRAP transporter small permease subunit, producing the protein MDKLVQTYLRFHYPFQDIIGRIFAWGVLSLVIITSLVVILRYGFETGSIALQETITYNHAILFMLGISYTYLHDEHVRVDVFYSRYSPQRKQWVNLLGSILFTLPITLFILWSSWDYVSASWAISESSPEGGGLGYVYLLKTLILVMASLLLLQAIAVIGKSWLQLKSSASDGSEEQKLQGGKL; encoded by the coding sequence ATGGATAAACTCGTACAGACCTACCTGCGTTTCCACTATCCGTTTCAGGATATTATCGGACGTATTTTCGCTTGGGGCGTTTTAAGCCTCGTAATTATTACTTCTCTGGTTGTTATTCTCCGCTACGGTTTCGAAACCGGTTCCATCGCCTTGCAGGAAACCATTACTTATAACCATGCCATCCTTTTTATGCTCGGCATCAGTTATACCTACCTGCATGACGAACACGTCCGGGTAGATGTATTCTACAGCCGCTACAGCCCGCAACGTAAACAGTGGGTCAATCTGCTTGGCTCGATACTCTTTACCTTGCCGATTACACTGTTTATCCTCTGGAGCAGCTGGGATTATGTCTCCGCTAGCTGGGCAATATCGGAATCCTCTCCGGAAGGGGGCGGACTTGGTTATGTCTACCTGCTTAAAACCTTGATTCTGGTTATGGCCTCGCTTCTGCTTTTACAGGCCATTGCTGTGATCGGTAAGAGTTGGTTACAACTCAAGAGCTCTGCTTCTGATGGTAGCGAAGAGCAAAAACTGCAGGGAGGAAAACTGTAA
- a CDS encoding TRAP transporter large permease, translated as MEWLSLLLFAVIFIALLLGFPVALTLAGASLLFALAANAFGAFDMAFLQSIPNRIFAIMNNQTLIAVPLFVFMGIMLEKSKLAEDLLHTMDEVMRGVKGGLGLAVILVGMLLAASTGIVGATVVTMGLLALPTMLKQGYCPKLASGTICASGTLGQIIPPSIVLILLGDVLSSSYQQAQLNQGIFSPETLSVGDLFIGALLPGMLLVVLYMAYLFFQAVRHPDKVPNHIGTPVTPGLGKRVLKSLLPPLLLILLVLGSILGGFATPTEAASLGALGAMLLALFNRQLSLKILQNVMQDTLKVTSMIFLIFIGAAFFSLVFRGLGGDDLMHDLLSDLPGGIFTAMLIVMALMFVLGFFLDFIEITYVVVPVVAPILLMMGVDPIWLGIMIAINLQTAFLTPPFGFALFYLRGVAPPELKTADLYRGAVPFIGIQLSVLVVIAIWPEIVTWLPSVVYSE; from the coding sequence ATGGAATGGCTTTCCCTGTTACTGTTTGCGGTGATTTTCATCGCCCTTCTGCTTGGATTCCCGGTTGCTTTAACCCTGGCCGGCGCTTCCTTACTTTTCGCTCTGGCGGCCAACGCTTTCGGCGCTTTCGATATGGCTTTCTTGCAAAGTATCCCAAATCGAATCTTTGCGATTATGAACAACCAGACGCTGATAGCCGTTCCTTTATTCGTATTTATGGGAATTATGCTTGAGAAGTCTAAACTTGCCGAAGACCTGCTTCACACAATGGACGAAGTCATGCGCGGCGTTAAAGGCGGGCTTGGTCTGGCGGTCATATTGGTCGGAATGCTACTGGCGGCAAGTACCGGTATTGTCGGTGCAACGGTCGTCACCATGGGGCTGCTGGCCCTGCCGACCATGCTCAAGCAAGGCTACTGCCCAAAATTGGCCAGCGGAACCATCTGCGCCTCAGGGACGCTCGGACAGATTATTCCGCCGTCGATCGTTCTGATTCTGCTCGGCGATGTGCTCTCCTCCTCCTACCAGCAAGCCCAACTTAATCAGGGCATATTCTCACCGGAAACATTATCGGTAGGCGACCTGTTTATCGGAGCACTTCTGCCAGGCATGCTGTTGGTCGTGCTTTATATGGCTTATCTTTTCTTCCAGGCCGTGCGCCATCCGGATAAAGTTCCGAACCATATCGGCACCCCCGTCACTCCGGGGCTGGGAAAACGTGTACTGAAAAGCCTTCTACCGCCTCTGTTACTGATTCTATTGGTTCTGGGATCCATACTCGGCGGATTTGCCACGCCAACCGAAGCGGCCTCATTAGGTGCTCTTGGCGCAATGCTGTTGGCCTTATTCAACCGCCAGCTCAGCCTCAAAATTCTGCAGAATGTGATGCAGGATACTTTAAAAGTAACCAGTATGATCTTCCTGATCTTTATTGGAGCGGCCTTCTTCTCGCTGGTTTTCCGTGGCCTGGGAGGTGACGACCTGATGCACGATCTGCTTTCAGATCTGCCAGGCGGCATCTTTACCGCCATGTTAATCGTTATGGCACTGATGTTTGTTCTGGGCTTCTTCCTCGACTTTATTGAGATCACCTACGTCGTGGTTCCAGTGGTCGCGCCGATTCTTCTGATGATGGGCGTGGATCCGATCTGGCTGGGTATTATGATCGCCATAAACCTGCAAACGGCTTTTCTAACACCGCCGTTCGGTTTCGCGCTGTTCTATCTGCGCGGAGTCGCGCCCCCGGAATTGAAAACTGCCGATCTCTATAGAGGTGCTGTACCGTTTATCGGCATACAGCTCAGTGTCCTGGTAGTCATTGCCATCTGGCCGGAAATCGTTACTTGGCTGCCAAGCGTGGTCTACAGCGAATAA
- the bioC gene encoding malonyl-ACP O-methyltransferase BioC translates to MNNSPEHNDHLLKVNRQHLKQHFSHAAPSYDDAAILQKTVAERIDERLELTTVQAQRIADIGAGTGLLTVKLMQRYPDAELFAVDLSEAMLQQARSRLIKPKMPKLGAVNRLLPQNFANKCGAVMLNADAFALPFADNSLDMLTSNLMLQWCDDLDAVFAEFRRVLRQDGLLMFTTFGPDTLKELRQAWNMADAQREHVNHFIDMHDIGDALIRTGFGQPVMDVEHFTLTYDKPIGVMKDLKAIGATNASLNRNRGLMGKERFQAMLNAYETLRHDGKIPATYEVVHGHAWAAQERFKGPDRDRSGLVEISLDEFSRQTRKAP, encoded by the coding sequence ATGAACAACAGTCCAGAACACAACGATCATCTGCTGAAGGTAAACCGCCAGCATCTCAAGCAGCATTTCAGTCACGCTGCGCCCAGCTACGACGATGCCGCCATCCTGCAAAAAACCGTCGCTGAACGCATTGACGAACGTCTGGAACTGACGACGGTGCAAGCACAGAGGATCGCCGACATCGGGGCGGGTACCGGACTACTGACCGTCAAGCTGATGCAACGCTATCCGGATGCCGAACTGTTTGCCGTGGACCTCTCCGAAGCAATGCTTCAACAAGCAAGATCTCGTCTAATCAAGCCGAAAATGCCAAAGTTGGGCGCAGTTAATCGACTTTTGCCGCAAAATTTCGCAAATAAGTGTGGTGCAGTCATGCTCAACGCCGATGCGTTTGCCCTGCCGTTTGCCGATAACAGCCTGGATATGCTGACCAGTAATCTTATGCTTCAATGGTGTGACGATCTTGATGCTGTCTTTGCTGAATTTCGTCGCGTCTTGCGCCAGGACGGCTTATTGATGTTCACGACTTTCGGCCCGGACACCCTTAAGGAACTGCGTCAAGCTTGGAACATGGCGGATGCGCAACGCGAACACGTCAACCATTTCATTGATATGCACGATATCGGCGACGCTTTAATCCGCACCGGATTCGGCCAGCCGGTCATGGATGTCGAGCATTTCACCTTGACCTATGACAAGCCGATCGGCGTCATGAAAGACCTTAAGGCGATAGGTGCAACCAACGCCAGTCTTAACCGCAACCGCGGTTTAATGGGCAAGGAACGCTTTCAGGCAATGCTCAACGCCTACGAAACCTTGCGCCATGACGGCAAAATTCCGGCGACCTACGAGGTCGTTCACGGTCATGCCTGGGCGGCACAGGAACGCTTCAAAGGACCGGATCGTGATCGCAGCGGCCTGGTAGAGATCAGCCTGGACGAGTTTTCGCGTCAAACACGAAAAGCGCCCTAG